A single window of Zea mays cultivar B73 chromosome 10, Zm-B73-REFERENCE-NAM-5.0, whole genome shotgun sequence DNA harbors:
- the LOC100281107 gene encoding Transcription factor bHLH35 codes for MDKYWEETQRYLEYEELSIYLEAQEDAMSCYDSSSPDGSISHSSSSAAACGNKNILMERDRRRKLNDKLYALRSVVPNITKMDKASIIKDAIEYIQQLQVEERRVLQELRVLDDDTAAAATAQVECCDVDGGLLRREAERAKKMKRAQSVASGAQSAPPPPPPPHVEVLELRVSEVGDHVLVVSVTCRKRRDAMARVCRAIEDLRLRVITANVTSVAGCHVHTVFVEVDKIDHIQVKNMIEAALTLLDAPGSPHSSMSYYET; via the exons ATGGACAAGTACTGGGAGGAGACGCAGCGCTACCTGGAGTACGAGGAGCTCAG CATCTACTTGGAGGCGCAGGAGGACGCCATGTCTTGCTACGACTCCAGCTCGCCGGACGGCTCCATCTCCCACTCGTCGTCGTCGGCGGCGGCGTGCGGCAACAAGAACATCCTGATGGAGCGCGACCGCCGCCGCAAGCTCAACGACAAGCTCTACGCGCTCCGCAGCGTCGTGCCGAACATCACCAAG ATGGACAAGGCGTCGATCATCAAGGACGCCATCGAGTACATCCAGCAGCTGCAGGTGGAGGAGCGGCGGGTGCTGCAGGAGCTGCGCGTGCTCGACGAcgacaccgccgccgccgccaccgcgcaGGTGGAGTGCTGCGACGTCGACGGGGGCCTGCTGCGACGGGAAGCCGAGCGCGCGAAGAAGATGAAGCGCGCGCAGTCCGTCGCCAGCGGCGCGCAGTCTGCTCCGCCTCCGCCCCCGCCGCCGCACGTCGAGGTGCTGGAGCTGCGCGTGTCGGAGGTGGGCGACCACGTGCTGGTGGTCAGCGTGACGTGCCGCAAGCGACGCGACGCCATGGCCAGGGTGTGCCGCGCCATCGAGGACCTCCGGCTCCGTGTCATCACTGCCAACGTCACCTCCGTCGCCGGCTGCCACGTGCACACCGTCTTCGTCGAG GTAGATAAAATCGACCACATCCAAGTGAAGAACATGATTGAGGCTGCTCTCACGTTGCTCGACGCCCCCGGAAGCCCCCACAGCTCGATGAGCTATTACGAGACCTAA